Proteins from a single region of Pseudomonas fulva:
- a CDS encoding NAD(P)/FAD-dependent oxidoreductase produces MNASNHPVKPAAERAPSYYAASLNFESDYPTLQGSMTVDVAIIGGGFTGIATAVELAERGLKVAVVETHKVGWGASGRNGGQVTGSLSGDEAMGKQMRNTLGKEVDDFIWHLRWRGHEIISNRVARYGIACDLKHGHLHTAMKASHLDELKATYDEALRRGMAGDVSLLDAAGVRAQLGSDLYCGALKNTRNMHLHPLNLCLGEARAAESLGALIFEHSEVLAIVHGPRPAVVTTGGRIEAKQVLLAGDVYHKLERRQLKGLIFPAMGGIVTTAPLGELAGEINPQDLAVYDCRFVLDYYRLTGDGRLLFGGGANYSGRDSRDIAGELRPCIERTFPQLKGVPIDFQWSCAMGIVMNRIPQLGKLSGNVWYCQGYSGHGVATSHIMGEIMAKAITGDLEQFDTFAACKHIKVPLGDQLGNPMLAAGMWYYQMLEKLR; encoded by the coding sequence ATGAACGCAAGCAACCACCCCGTCAAACCCGCCGCCGAGCGTGCGCCGTCCTACTACGCGGCCTCGCTCAACTTCGAGAGCGACTACCCGACGCTGCAGGGCAGCATGACCGTCGACGTGGCCATCATCGGCGGCGGCTTCACCGGCATCGCCACGGCGGTGGAGCTGGCCGAGCGCGGCCTCAAGGTCGCCGTGGTGGAAACCCACAAGGTCGGCTGGGGCGCCAGTGGGCGCAACGGCGGCCAGGTCACCGGCAGCCTGTCCGGCGACGAAGCCATGGGCAAGCAGATGCGCAACACCCTGGGCAAGGAGGTGGACGACTTCATCTGGCACCTGCGCTGGCGCGGCCACGAAATCATCAGCAACCGCGTGGCCAGGTACGGCATCGCCTGCGACCTCAAGCACGGCCACCTGCATACGGCGATGAAGGCCAGCCACCTGGACGAGCTCAAGGCCACCTACGACGAAGCGCTGCGCCGCGGCATGGCGGGCGATGTCAGCCTGCTCGACGCCGCCGGCGTGCGGGCGCAACTGGGCAGCGACCTGTACTGCGGCGCGCTGAAGAACACCCGCAACATGCACCTGCACCCGCTCAACCTGTGTCTCGGCGAGGCCAGGGCTGCCGAAAGCCTGGGCGCGCTGATCTTCGAGCATTCCGAGGTGCTGGCGATCGTCCACGGCCCGCGTCCGGCGGTGGTTACTACGGGCGGGCGGATCGAGGCCAAGCAGGTGCTGCTGGCCGGCGACGTCTACCACAAGCTGGAGCGCCGCCAGCTCAAGGGCCTGATCTTCCCGGCCATGGGCGGCATCGTCACCACCGCGCCGCTGGGCGAGCTGGCCGGCGAGATCAACCCACAGGACCTGGCGGTGTACGACTGCCGCTTCGTGCTCGACTACTACCGCCTGACCGGCGATGGCCGGCTGCTGTTCGGCGGTGGCGCCAACTACTCGGGGCGCGATTCACGGGATATCGCCGGCGAGCTGCGCCCCTGCATCGAGCGCACCTTCCCGCAGCTCAAGGGCGTGCCGATCGACTTCCAGTGGAGCTGCGCCATGGGCATCGTGATGAACCGCATCCCGCAACTGGGCAAGCTGTCGGGCAACGTCTGGTACTGCCAGGGCTACTCCGGCCATGGCGTGGCGACCAGTCACATCATGGGCGAGATCATGGCCAAGGCGATCACCGGCGACCTGGAGCAGTTCGACACCTTCGCCGCCTGCAAGCACATCAAGGTGCCCCTGGGCGACCAGCTCGGCAACCCGATGCTGGCAGCGGGCATGTGGTATTACCAGATGCTCGAGAAGTTGCGCTGA
- a CDS encoding uracil-xanthine permease family protein, producing MQPGDSPRNGELIYGLEDRPRPLVAILAALQHLLAIIVPIVTPGLLICQALGVSARDTNLIVSMSLVISGIATYVQCRRFGPLGAGLLVVQGTSFNFVGPLIAGGALMVKQGTPVEGVMAAIFGVVIAGSFVEIGISRILPFVKKLITPLVTGIVVLMIGLTLIKVGLISMGGGYGAMANGTFANGENLLLSGVVLAVIVVLNRIPVVWLRSCAIVIALLVGYALAGYLGRLDFTGMHQAELFQVPTPLHFGLGFSWSLFIPMLVIYLVTSLEAIGDVTATSKVSRQPVEGPLWMQRIKGGVLVNGVNSLLAGVFNTFPSSIFAQNNGVIQLTGIASRHIGVWIALVLVILGLFPAVAGVIQAVPEPVLGGAAMVMFGAVAASGINILAGIELDRRALLIIAVSLALGLGVSQVPEFLAHMPAALRNVLESGVATGGICALVLNWFLPESAAKAERHD from the coding sequence ATGCAACCAGGTGACTCCCCGCGTAACGGCGAACTGATCTACGGCCTCGAAGACCGCCCGCGCCCGCTGGTGGCGATCCTCGCCGCCCTGCAACACCTGCTGGCGATCATCGTGCCGATCGTCACGCCAGGCCTGCTGATCTGCCAGGCACTGGGCGTGTCGGCCCGCGACACCAACCTGATCGTGTCCATGAGCCTGGTGATTTCCGGCATCGCCACCTACGTGCAATGCCGTCGCTTCGGGCCGCTGGGCGCGGGCCTGCTGGTGGTGCAGGGCACCAGCTTCAACTTCGTCGGCCCGCTGATCGCCGGCGGCGCGCTGATGGTCAAGCAGGGCACGCCGGTGGAAGGCGTGATGGCGGCGATCTTCGGCGTGGTGATCGCCGGCTCGTTCGTGGAGATCGGCATCTCGCGCATTTTGCCGTTCGTGAAGAAGCTGATCACCCCGCTGGTGACCGGCATCGTGGTGCTGATGATCGGCCTGACGCTGATCAAGGTCGGCCTGATCAGCATGGGCGGCGGCTATGGCGCGATGGCCAATGGCACCTTCGCCAACGGCGAGAACCTGCTGCTGTCCGGCGTGGTGCTGGCGGTGATCGTGGTGCTCAATCGCATCCCGGTGGTGTGGCTGCGCAGTTGCGCCATCGTCATCGCCCTGCTGGTCGGCTACGCGCTGGCCGGCTACCTGGGCCGCCTGGACTTCACCGGCATGCACCAGGCCGAGCTGTTCCAGGTGCCGACGCCGCTGCACTTCGGCCTGGGCTTCTCGTGGAGCCTGTTCATCCCGATGCTGGTGATCTACCTGGTGACGTCCCTGGAAGCCATCGGCGATGTGACCGCCACCAGCAAGGTGTCGCGCCAGCCGGTGGAAGGCCCGCTGTGGATGCAACGCATCAAGGGCGGCGTGCTGGTCAACGGCGTCAATTCGCTGCTGGCCGGCGTGTTCAATACCTTTCCCAGCTCGATTTTCGCCCAGAACAACGGGGTGATTCAGCTGACCGGCATCGCCAGCCGCCATATCGGTGTGTGGATCGCCCTGGTGCTGGTGATTCTCGGCCTGTTCCCGGCCGTAGCCGGTGTGATCCAGGCGGTGCCGGAGCCGGTGCTCGGTGGCGCGGCGATGGTCATGTTCGGCGCCGTGGCGGCCTCGGGCATCAACATCCTCGCCGGCATCGAACTGGACCGTCGCGCGCTGCTGATCATCGCCGTGTCCCTGGCCCTCGGCCTCGGCGTTTCCCAGGTGCCGGAGTTCCTCGCCCATATGCCGGCGGCCCTGCGCAACGTGCTGGAGTCCGGCGTGGCCACCGGCGGCATCTGCGCGCTGGTGCTCAACTGGTTCCTGCCGGAGAGCGCGGCCAAGGCCGAACGCCACGACTAA
- the tauA gene encoding taurine ABC transporter substrate-binding protein, with protein MKHAIKTLLLAVVAATSLQAQAADIVIGYQTGVDPSKVAQADGAYEKAIGEKLDWRRFNSGPEVVTALASGDVQIGNLGSSPLAAATSRKLPLVTFLVAAQINAAEALVVRDGSGIDTPEQLVGKTIATPFVSTSHYSLLGALKHWNIDPSKVKIVNLNPAEINAAWKRGDIDGAFVWSPALGEIKRSGKVLTDAAEVGKWGAPTFEVWVARKDFAEQHPEVLAKFAGVTLDAFADYQANAAKWTADSEQARKIAKLIGANAADVPELLAGSTYPDAQQQVSAELLGGGTAKATARTAEFLKEQKRIPTVLPDYSPYVSAEYVRKAL; from the coding sequence ATGAAACACGCCATCAAGACCCTGCTGCTCGCCGTCGTGGCTGCCACCAGCCTGCAGGCCCAGGCGGCCGATATCGTGATTGGCTACCAGACCGGCGTCGACCCATCCAAGGTCGCCCAGGCCGACGGTGCCTACGAGAAGGCCATCGGCGAAAAGCTCGACTGGCGACGCTTCAATTCCGGGCCCGAAGTGGTGACCGCCCTGGCCTCCGGTGACGTGCAGATCGGCAACCTCGGCTCCAGCCCGCTGGCCGCGGCCACCTCGCGCAAATTGCCGCTGGTGACCTTCCTGGTCGCGGCGCAGATCAACGCCGCCGAGGCCCTGGTGGTGCGCGACGGCAGCGGTATCGACACCCCCGAGCAACTGGTCGGCAAGACCATCGCCACGCCGTTCGTGTCCACCTCCCACTACAGCCTGCTCGGTGCCCTCAAGCACTGGAACATCGACCCGAGCAAGGTGAAGATCGTCAACCTCAACCCCGCCGAGATCAACGCGGCCTGGAAGCGCGGTGACATCGACGGTGCCTTCGTCTGGTCGCCGGCCCTGGGCGAGATCAAGCGCAGCGGCAAGGTGCTGACCGATGCCGCCGAAGTCGGCAAGTGGGGCGCGCCCACCTTCGAGGTGTGGGTCGCTCGCAAGGATTTCGCCGAGCAGCACCCCGAGGTGCTGGCCAAGTTCGCTGGCGTGACCCTGGACGCCTTTGCCGACTACCAGGCCAACGCCGCCAAGTGGACAGCCGATTCCGAGCAGGCCAGGAAGATCGCCAAGCTGATCGGCGCCAATGCCGCCGACGTTCCCGAGCTGCTGGCCGGCTCGACCTACCCCGACGCGCAGCAGCAGGTGAGCGCCGAGCTGCTGGGCGGCGGCACCGCCAAGGCCACTGCGCGCACCGCCGAGTTCCTCAAGGAACAGAAGCGCATTCCCACCGTACTGCCGGACTATTCGCCCTATGTGAGCGCCGAGTACGTGCGCAAGGCGTTGTAA
- a CDS encoding taurine ABC transporter ATP-binding protein — protein sequence MSRLNAERVSLSFTRRGDAQVILDSFDLQIDKGESVVVLGPSGCGKSSLLNVLAGFQPVDGGRVHIDGKTLQGPGGERGVVFQDDALMPWLDALDNVALGLRLRGLGKAERHARARQVLELVGLGSHAHHQVGELSGGQRQRLGLARALAVDPDFLLLDEPFGALDALTRERMQVLLLDVWKRTGKGLFLITHSVDEALFLATELIVLDGPPARAVLRRQLPFARRYLAGEPVRSIKGDPAFAELRQELLDVFLQEPADHAF from the coding sequence ATGAGCCGACTGAACGCCGAGCGGGTCAGCCTGAGCTTCACGCGCCGTGGTGATGCACAGGTGATCCTGGATAGCTTCGACCTGCAGATCGACAAGGGCGAGTCCGTGGTCGTGCTCGGCCCATCGGGCTGCGGCAAGTCCAGCCTGCTCAACGTGCTGGCCGGTTTCCAGCCGGTGGATGGCGGCCGGGTGCATATCGACGGCAAAACCCTGCAAGGCCCGGGCGGCGAGCGCGGCGTGGTGTTCCAGGACGACGCGCTGATGCCCTGGCTCGATGCTCTCGACAACGTCGCCCTGGGCCTGCGCCTGCGTGGCCTGGGCAAGGCCGAGCGCCATGCGCGGGCGCGGCAGGTGCTGGAGCTGGTGGGCCTGGGCAGCCATGCCCACCACCAGGTCGGCGAGTTGTCCGGCGGGCAGCGCCAGCGCCTGGGATTGGCGCGCGCCCTGGCAGTCGACCCGGATTTCCTGCTGCTCGACGAACCCTTCGGCGCCCTCGATGCACTGACCCGCGAACGTATGCAGGTGCTGCTGCTCGACGTCTGGAAGCGCACCGGCAAGGGCCTGTTCCTGATCACCCACAGCGTCGACGAGGCGCTGTTCCTGGCCACCGAGCTGATCGTGCTGGATGGTCCGCCCGCCCGTGCGGTGCTGCGTCGCCAGCTGCCTTTCGCGCGCCGTTACCTCGCTGGCGAGCCGGTGCGTTCGATCAAGGGTGACCCTGCCTTTGCCGAGCTGCGCCAGGAGCTGCTCGATGTCTTTCTTCAGGAGCCCGCCGACCATGCCTTCTGA
- the tauC gene encoding taurine ABC transporter permease TauC — MPSDALQTDLNNRTRRSVIRLDRRQVAALATLAALVGLWWLATHLGWIDTIFLPAPEQLLVALEGLLHDGYLDATLWQHLSTSLWRVLVALLAAVVTAVPLGIAMGLNPTLNAALDPLVEFYRPIPPLAYLPLMVIWFGIGELSKVLLIYLALFAPLLIATVGGVRRVDKARIQAVRCLGASRLQVVRHVILPSALPDILTGLRIALGVGWSTLVAAELIAANQGLGFMVQSAAQFLATDVVVVGILLIAGIALTIELGLRALQKRFASWS, encoded by the coding sequence ATGCCTTCTGACGCCTTGCAAACGGATTTGAATAACCGTACCCGCCGTTCGGTGATCCGCCTCGACCGTCGCCAGGTGGCTGCCTTGGCTACCCTGGCAGCGTTGGTGGGCCTGTGGTGGCTGGCCACCCACCTGGGCTGGATCGACACCATCTTCCTGCCGGCGCCCGAGCAACTGCTGGTGGCCCTCGAGGGCTTGCTGCACGACGGCTACCTGGACGCCACCCTGTGGCAGCACCTGAGCACCAGCCTGTGGCGCGTGCTGGTGGCCTTGCTGGCGGCGGTGGTCACGGCGGTGCCGCTGGGCATCGCCATGGGCCTCAATCCGACCTTGAACGCTGCGCTCGACCCGCTGGTGGAGTTCTACCGGCCGATTCCGCCGCTGGCCTACCTGCCGTTGATGGTGATCTGGTTCGGTATCGGCGAGCTGTCCAAGGTGCTGCTCATCTACCTGGCGTTGTTCGCGCCGCTGCTGATCGCCACCGTGGGCGGCGTGCGCCGCGTCGACAAGGCGCGTATCCAGGCGGTGCGCTGCCTGGGCGCCAGCCGTCTGCAGGTGGTGCGCCACGTGATTCTGCCCAGCGCGTTGCCGGACATCCTCACTGGGCTGCGCATCGCTCTCGGGGTGGGCTGGTCGACGCTGGTGGCTGCCGAGCTGATCGCCGCCAACCAGGGCCTGGGTTTCATGGTGCAGTCCGCCGCGCAGTTCCTCGCCACCGATGTGGTGGTGGTCGGCATCCTGCTGATCGCCGGTATCGCCCTGACCATCGAGCTGGGTTTGCGGGCCTTGCAGAAACGTTTCGCGTCCTGGAGCTGA
- the tauD gene encoding taurine dioxygenase: MSIQFERLGQALGARVTGIDLAQPLTPAAHRTLHQGLLEHQVLFFRDQLLTPAQQRNAAALFGDLHIHPLYPKIEAQPEILVLDTDLNDLRDNALWHSDVSFIPSPPLGSLLSARHVPRHGGDTLWASCSAAYEALSAPIRGLLDGLTAVHDLTLSFPLERFGNTPDALEKWNAARAANPPVTHPVVRVHPETGRKGLFVSEAFTSRIVELEPDESTALLQLLCKQIARPEFAVRWQWRQGDLAFWDNRLTQHYACDDYRPQRRIMHRATILGDRPYGPGAQRQAAR; the protein is encoded by the coding sequence ATGAGCATCCAGTTCGAACGTCTCGGCCAGGCCCTCGGTGCTCGCGTCACCGGTATCGACCTGGCGCAGCCGCTGACGCCCGCCGCCCATCGGACGCTGCACCAGGGCCTGCTCGAGCACCAGGTACTGTTCTTTCGCGACCAGTTGCTGACGCCCGCCCAGCAGCGCAATGCCGCCGCGTTGTTCGGTGATCTGCATATCCATCCGCTCTACCCGAAGATCGAGGCGCAGCCGGAAATCCTCGTGCTGGATACCGACCTCAACGACCTGCGCGACAACGCCCTGTGGCATTCGGACGTGTCATTCATCCCGTCGCCGCCGCTGGGCTCGCTGCTCAGCGCCCGGCACGTGCCGCGCCATGGCGGCGATACACTGTGGGCCAGCTGCTCGGCGGCCTACGAGGCGCTGTCCGCGCCGATCCGCGGGCTGCTCGACGGCCTGACGGCGGTGCACGACCTGACCCTGTCGTTTCCGCTGGAGCGCTTCGGCAACACCCCGGATGCCCTGGAAAAATGGAACGCCGCCCGCGCCGCCAACCCGCCGGTGACTCATCCGGTGGTTCGCGTGCACCCGGAAACCGGGCGCAAGGGCCTGTTCGTCAGTGAGGCGTTCACCAGCCGTATCGTCGAGCTGGAGCCGGACGAAAGCACCGCGCTGCTGCAGCTGCTGTGCAAGCAGATCGCCCGGCCGGAATTCGCCGTGCGCTGGCAATGGCGCCAGGGCGATCTGGCCTTCTGGGACAATCGCCTGACCCAGCACTACGCCTGCGACGACTACCGTCCGCAGCGGCGCATCATGCACCGGGCGACGATTCTGGGGGATCGGCCTTATGGGCCTGGCGCGCAACGCCAGGCTGCACGATAA
- a CDS encoding TonB-dependent siderophore receptor → MPHLPTLTRSPLHLAVRHALFTGLLISGPLLLTVPASAAFASEQARHYAIAAGNLDQALNRFASEAGILLSTDAQLTAGKRSPGLNGSYSVADGLAQLLAGSGLRALDTGGNYALERVVDSANALELGATTIQSNGLGATTEDTNSYTTAQTSTATKMNLSIRETPQTITVVTRQRMDDQHLASMTDVLKSTPGITMTQDGGERYNIYARGSAINTYQFDGVTTIQENETRSMPNTLLDMALYDHIEIVRGATGLMTGAGDPSGVVNLIRKKPTAEFKSYIQGSAGTWDNYRGEADVSGPLNAEKTVRGRLVAAKQDSDTYMDWYTQDREILYGVIEGDLTDSTLLRLGVDNQKYKATGSPGVPLLYTNGQPTDFSRSRSSGARWGYEKFDTTNYTATLEQALANDWDLRVVANHMKIKRDVANTTYDSQTSNTFIDQATGNASAGRADVAVKQVQRGLDINVKGPFELLGRTHDLAVGYNYADYHNGHQAFSGDIDSFNYYTWDNQIAEAPITGAMDFDIKIRQQGYFVASRFNFTDQWHLILGARVSDYHYDYYIHSYDLDGPFDYLRTDQRTETDVLTPYAGLIYDLTPEQSVYLSYTDIFKPQSAIDRNGTGLDPEVGKNYELGWKGEFFGGRLNANTAVYWVKRDNVAVADGTVGNTEVAAYRAEQGAETKGIDLEVAGEITPGWNVQTGYSHTRTENAEGTRITTQLPMDTFRFWTTYRLPGEWERLTVGGGVNWNSKSSVFFPRVRNVQVATRVTQDDYAITSLMARYQIDEHLAATVNLENVFDEKYYSGMAGSYGHYGASRNANLTLRYDF, encoded by the coding sequence ATGCCGCATCTGCCCACCTTGACCCGCTCCCCCTTGCACCTCGCGGTTCGCCACGCGCTGTTCACCGGCCTGCTCATCAGCGGCCCACTGCTGCTCACCGTCCCGGCAAGCGCCGCGTTCGCCAGCGAGCAGGCCCGCCACTACGCCATTGCTGCCGGCAACCTGGACCAGGCGCTGAACCGCTTCGCCAGCGAGGCTGGCATCCTGCTTTCCACCGATGCCCAGCTCACCGCAGGCAAGCGCAGCCCGGGGCTCAATGGTAGCTACTCGGTGGCCGACGGCCTGGCGCAACTGCTCGCAGGCAGTGGCCTGCGTGCTCTCGATACCGGCGGCAACTATGCATTGGAAAGGGTGGTGGACAGCGCGAATGCGCTCGAACTGGGCGCCACCACCATCCAATCCAATGGCCTGGGGGCGACCACCGAGGATACGAACTCGTACACCACCGCGCAGACCAGCACCGCCACCAAGATGAACCTGTCGATCCGCGAAACGCCGCAGACCATCACCGTGGTGACGCGTCAGCGCATGGACGATCAGCATCTGGCGAGCATGACCGATGTGCTGAAAAGTACGCCCGGCATCACCATGACCCAGGACGGCGGCGAGCGCTACAACATCTATGCCCGTGGCAGCGCCATCAACACCTACCAGTTCGACGGCGTCACCACGATCCAGGAAAACGAAACCCGCAGCATGCCCAACACCCTGTTGGACATGGCGCTGTACGACCACATCGAGATCGTGCGCGGCGCCACCGGTTTGATGACCGGCGCCGGCGACCCCAGCGGCGTGGTCAACCTGATTCGCAAGAAACCCACCGCCGAGTTCAAGTCGTACATCCAGGGCAGCGCCGGAACCTGGGACAACTACCGCGGCGAAGCCGACGTGTCCGGCCCGCTGAACGCAGAGAAAACCGTACGCGGTCGGCTGGTGGCCGCCAAGCAGGATAGCGACACCTACATGGACTGGTACACCCAGGACCGGGAAATTCTCTACGGCGTGATCGAAGGCGACCTGACCGACAGCACGCTGCTGCGTTTGGGGGTCGACAACCAGAAATACAAGGCGACCGGCTCGCCCGGCGTGCCGCTGCTGTACACCAATGGCCAGCCCACCGATTTTTCCAGAAGCCGCAGCTCGGGCGCGCGCTGGGGGTACGAGAAATTCGACACCACCAACTACACCGCGACCCTGGAACAGGCCCTGGCCAACGACTGGGATCTGCGCGTGGTGGCCAACCACATGAAGATCAAGCGCGACGTGGCCAACACCACCTACGACAGCCAGACCAGCAACACCTTCATCGACCAGGCCACCGGCAATGCCTCGGCCGGACGTGCCGACGTCGCGGTCAAGCAGGTGCAGCGTGGGCTGGACATCAACGTGAAAGGCCCGTTCGAGCTGCTGGGGCGCACCCATGACCTGGCGGTCGGCTACAACTACGCCGACTACCACAACGGTCACCAGGCCTTCTCGGGCGATATCGATTCGTTCAACTACTACACCTGGGACAACCAGATCGCCGAGGCGCCCATCACCGGCGCGATGGACTTCGATATCAAGATTCGCCAGCAGGGTTACTTCGTCGCCAGCCGCTTCAACTTCACCGATCAATGGCACCTGATCCTAGGCGCGCGGGTGTCGGACTATCACTACGACTACTACATCCACTCCTACGACCTGGACGGGCCGTTCGATTACCTGCGCACCGACCAGCGCACCGAAACCGATGTGCTCACGCCCTACGCCGGCTTGATCTACGACCTCACCCCCGAGCAATCGGTGTACCTCAGCTACACCGACATCTTCAAGCCGCAGTCGGCGATCGATCGCAACGGCACGGGGCTCGACCCCGAGGTCGGCAAGAACTACGAGCTGGGCTGGAAGGGCGAATTCTTCGGCGGCCGTTTGAATGCCAATACGGCGGTGTACTGGGTCAAGCGCGACAACGTGGCGGTGGCCGACGGCACCGTGGGCAACACCGAGGTTGCGGCGTACCGCGCCGAGCAGGGCGCCGAGACCAAGGGCATCGACCTGGAGGTAGCAGGCGAAATAACGCCAGGCTGGAACGTGCAGACCGGCTATAGCCACACCCGCACCGAGAACGCCGAAGGCACGCGCATTACCACGCAATTGCCGATGGACACGTTCCGCTTCTGGACCACCTACCGGCTACCGGGTGAGTGGGAAAGGTTGACGGTCGGCGGTGGCGTCAACTGGAATTCCAAATCGTCGGTGTTCTTCCCTCGGGTTCGCAACGTGCAGGTCGCCACACGCGTCACTCAGGACGACTACGCCATCACCAGCCTGATGGCCCGCTACCAGATCGACGAGCACCTGGCCGCCACGGTAAATCTGGAGAACGTCTTCGACGAGAAGTACTACTCCGGGATGGCTGGGAGCTATGGCCATTACGGTGCGTCGCGTAACGCCAACCTGACGCTGCGCTACGACTTCTGA
- a CDS encoding FecR domain-containing protein: MNRASEAPIAPAIVEQASHWLMLQWGGELDDEQKRQFSEWRAADPEHGRAWQRLEHLQSTLNGVPSDTARAVLRELPDARRRQALKLLGVLLVAGGSGYLAHTQLPWREAMADLRSGTGERLKRTLADGSRLSLNSGSAVDILFSASERRIRLLDGELLLDSAHDPAQRPLIVETAAGEIQALGTRFSVYQQRGGSQVALFEGELELRPRHLSPARLQAGQSRWFSAWQLGEVAAVDSNAIAWHDGRLIAERMPLIQFLAELSRHRPGVLRCDPAVANLALTGVFPLADTDRVLTALQQSLPVKVHRLTRYWVTVGPAT; encoded by the coding sequence ATGAACCGCGCCAGCGAAGCGCCCATTGCCCCCGCCATCGTCGAGCAGGCGAGCCACTGGCTGATGCTGCAGTGGGGCGGCGAGCTGGATGACGAACAGAAACGCCAATTCAGCGAATGGCGTGCCGCCGACCCGGAGCACGGCCGCGCCTGGCAGCGCTTGGAACATCTGCAGAGCACCCTGAACGGCGTACCGAGCGACACGGCCCGCGCCGTGCTGCGCGAGCTGCCCGATGCGCGTCGCCGGCAGGCGCTCAAGCTGCTGGGGGTGCTGTTGGTGGCCGGCGGCAGCGGTTATCTCGCCCACACGCAACTGCCCTGGCGCGAGGCCATGGCTGACCTGCGCAGCGGCACTGGCGAACGCCTGAAGCGCACCCTGGCCGATGGCAGTCGTTTGAGCCTCAACAGCGGCAGCGCGGTGGATATCCTGTTCAGCGCCAGCGAGCGGCGTATCCGCCTGCTGGACGGCGAGCTGCTGCTCGACAGCGCCCATGACCCGGCGCAGCGACCCTTGATCGTGGAAACTGCAGCCGGCGAGATCCAGGCGCTGGGCACGCGTTTTTCCGTCTACCAGCAGCGCGGCGGCAGCCAGGTCGCCCTGTTCGAGGGCGAGTTGGAGCTGCGTCCGCGTCATCTCTCTCCGGCACGCCTGCAGGCCGGGCAGAGCCGCTGGTTCTCGGCTTGGCAGCTGGGCGAGGTAGCCGCGGTCGACAGCAATGCAATCGCCTGGCACGACGGCCGTCTGATTGCCGAACGCATGCCGCTGATTCAGTTCCTCGCCGAGCTGTCACGCCACCGCCCCGGCGTTCTGCGCTGCGACCCGGCCGTCGCCAACCTGGCGCTCACAGGCGTATTCCCCCTGGCCGACACCGACCGCGTGTTGACCGCGCTGCAGCAATCGCTGCCAGTGAAGGTTCATCGCCTGACCCGTTACTGGGTCACGGTCGGCCCTGCCACTTAG
- a CDS encoding sigma-70 family RNA polymerase sigma factor, protein MSSVLPPSSLHDDVHRLYHNHHGWLRGWLRRRLGDRERAADIAQDTFLRLLVTRRLPQQGEGRRFLAQIARNLVIDQWRRQRIEQAFLESLAALPEPQTPSLETRAMVIETLLQIDAMLDEMPARVREAFVLSQFEGLTYPQIAERLNVSVSSVQKYMLRAIAACYQVFYAE, encoded by the coding sequence GTGTCGAGCGTTCTGCCGCCGTCATCGCTACACGATGACGTACACAGGCTCTATCACAACCACCATGGCTGGTTGCGCGGCTGGCTGCGTCGTCGCCTGGGCGACCGCGAGCGGGCCGCCGATATCGCCCAGGACACCTTCCTCCGGCTGCTGGTGACACGACGCTTGCCACAGCAGGGTGAAGGTCGCCGCTTTCTGGCTCAGATCGCTCGTAATCTGGTCATCGACCAATGGCGCCGCCAGCGCATCGAACAGGCGTTCCTGGAAAGCCTGGCCGCCCTACCGGAGCCGCAAACCCCGTCGCTGGAGACCCGCGCCATGGTCATCGAAACCCTGCTGCAGATCGATGCCATGCTCGACGAAATGCCAGCCAGGGTACGCGAGGCCTTTGTGCTGTCGCAGTTCGAAGGGCTGACTTACCCGCAGATTGCCGAGCGCCTGAACGTCAGCGTCAGCTCGGTGCAAAAATACATGCTGCGCGCCATCGCCGCCTGCTATCAGGTGTTCTACGCCGAATGA
- a CDS encoding dodecin, giving the protein MSDHHTYKKVELVGSSTSSIEDAINNALAEASKSIRHLEWFEITETRGHIADGAVAHYQVTLKVGFRIANS; this is encoded by the coding sequence ATGTCGGATCATCACACTTACAAGAAGGTCGAGCTGGTTGGCTCGTCCACCTCGAGTATCGAAGATGCCATCAACAATGCCTTGGCCGAGGCCAGCAAGAGCATCCGGCATCTGGAGTGGTTCGAAATCACCGAAACCCGTGGTCATATCGCCGATGGTGCGGTGGCTCACTATCAGGTCACCTTGAAAGTCGGGTTCCGCATCGCCAACAGCTGA
- a CDS encoding DUF1161 domain-containing protein, whose translation MKKVLFAAGLMALAGSAFAAKDCEELKGEIDAKIQANGVSSYTLEIVDKGSVTDRQVVGTCGGDTKEIVYQRN comes from the coding sequence ATGAAGAAAGTGTTGTTTGCAGCAGGCCTGATGGCGCTCGCCGGTTCCGCTTTCGCGGCCAAAGACTGCGAGGAGCTCAAAGGCGAGATCGATGCGAAGATCCAGGCCAATGGCGTTTCGTCCTATACCCTGGAAATCGTCGACAAAGGCAGCGTGACCGATCGCCAAGTGGTCGGCACCTGCGGTGGCGACACCAAGGAAATCGTCTACCAGCGCAACTGA